From Scomber scombrus chromosome 9, fScoSco1.1, whole genome shotgun sequence, one genomic window encodes:
- the cd74a gene encoding CD74 molecule, major histocompatibility complex, class II invariant chain a, which translates to MAQSPEDAPLARGSLAGSEEVLVAPATLRGGSNSRAFKVAGLTTLACLLLASQVFTAYMVFDQKQQIHSLQRNSEKMGKQLTRSSQAAAPMKMHMPMNSLPLLMDFTSNEDPKKTPLAKLQDIAVVSVEKQLKDLLEVSELPHINETFLANLQSVEKQMNESEWKSFETWMRYWLLFQMAQQKPAPPTAQPASTIMTKCQTEAAPGGSKIGSYKPQCDAQGNYMPMQCWHATGFCWCVDKDGTMIEGTTMRGRPDCQRGTFPHRMMLAPRMMQKTISVDDKSRK; encoded by the exons ATGGCTCAGTCTCCAGAAGATGCTCCCCTGGCCAGAGGAAGCCTGGCAGGCAGTGAAGAGGTGCTTGTTGCCCCTGCAACACTCAGAGG aggTTCCAACAGCCGTGCCTTTAAGGTGGCAGGCCTGACAACCTTGGCATGTCTGCTGCTGGCCAGCCAGGTCTTCACTGCCTACATGGTGTTTGACCAGAAGCAGCAGATCCACTCGCTGCAGAGGAACTCAGAGAAAATGGGCAAACAGCTGACTCGCTCATCCCAGG CTGCGGCTCCGATGAAGATGCACATGCCAATGAACAGCCTCCCTCTGCTGATGGATTTCACTTCCAATGAGGACCCCAAGAAGACTCCTCTGGCA AAACTGCAGGACATCGCTGTTGTTAGTGTGGAGAAACAGCTGAAGGATCTCCTGGAG GTCTCCGAGCTGCCACACATCAACGAGACCTTCCTGGCCAACCTGCAGAGCGTGGAGAAGCAGATGAATGAGAGCGAGTGGAAG AGCTTTGAGACCTGGATGCGCTACTGGCTGCTCTTCCAGATGGCCCAGCAGAAGCCTGCACCCCCCACAGCTCAGCCAG CTTCCACTATCATGACCAAATGCCAGACCGAGGCAGCACCTGGTGGCAGCAAGATCGGCTCCTACAAGCCTCAGTGTGACGCGCAGGGCAACTACATGCCCATGCAGTGCTGGCACGCCACTGGCTTCTGCTGGTGTGTGGACAAGGACGGCACAATGATCGAGGGCACCACCATGCGCGGCCGCCCCGACTGTCAGAGAG GCACTTTTCCTCATCGCATGATGTTAGCACCCAGGATGATGCAGAAAACCATCAGCGTTGATG ataAGTCACGCAAGTGA